A segment of the Planctomycetia bacterium genome:
GGGAGTTGAAACAGACTGTTGCTTCCGGTCATCGTGCCGGTGTCGACGCCGTCGATCGTCAGGATCGGCAGCTTGGCGGCATTCTCGGCGATGAAGGGGTCGTAGCGTTTCCCTAAGTACCCGGCGAACGCGAGATGTTTCCTCGGCGAAGACACCGCCGCGACATAAGGCGGCATCGCAGGATGATTGGGGCCGCGCAGCTTGGCGATGACCGAACCGATCGCCGGATGTTTCGCATCGACGGTTTGAGATTCTAGATTACCGGTCTGAAATACGCGGTTCGGATTATGGTTGCTCGATTGCGCGTTGACCGAACGAATGAGCGTGAACTTATCGAGCATCGCCGCCTGCTTCGGCAGGTGCTCGCAGATCTGCACGCCGGGCAACTTCGTCGCGATCGGAGCAAATGGTCCCCGGTTCTCCAAACGCCGGTCGGGCTTCATGTCCCAGGTGTCGATATGGCTCGGGCCGCCGGACATCCAGACGAGAATGACGCTCTTCGCACCCTGCGCCTTACGGCCGGTTTCGTTCGCCCCGGCTCGCGCTCGAAGCAACTCCGGCAAGCTCAACCCGGCGATGCCGGCGAGCCCTGCCTTGAGCATTCCTCGGCGATCGACGACGGCGAGCCCCTCACGGTCGGAACCGTAATAGTTCTGAAAGGCGTGCTGAGAGTGGAGAGTGTGTGCCGCTGTTTGAATTTCGAGGGCCATAGATCGACCTCAAGCAGCAAAGTTTAGAGGAGTCGCACAAGCCGCGAACCCAAACCTATCAGCGATCGCTGATGCTTGCAATACCTTAAGGAATCGACCAACTTCGAGAGAAAGTAGACTTTATCCCGGCGGCAAACGGGGAACGGGCTTCACCAGCGGGTGCTGCTCATGGCGGCCGCCGACGAACACGGCGACCCATTCGCCTAAGCGCCGGCCTAAGATCCGGCAGGCGGCTCGGCAATCCTCGCTACGCGGCTCGCGAGCCGTAATCGCTCCGTAGTGGAGCGTCGTCAACTTGCCTGCGTAATCGGTGACGCCGAAGACAAGGAAGCCGAAATTCATCAACACCGTGAGCAACGATTGACAGGCAAGCTCTTGCCCGCCGCCCCAACCACCGGCCGACGAGAACGCGCAGCCGATCTTGCCGTCGACCTTCATCCAATGCGGGC
Coding sequences within it:
- a CDS encoding flavodoxin domain-containing protein → MNKVLVLYDSASGNTAQMAALVAEGVREVPEIEVRVRSVEEAVAEDVLWCDGLALGSPTNMGILSWKMKRFWDETLGPHWMKVDGKIGCAFSSAGGWGGGQELACQSLLTVLMNFGFLVFGVTDYAGKLTTLHYGAITAREPRSEDCRAACRILGRRLGEWVAVFVGGRHEQHPLVKPVPRLPPG